A stretch of the Panulirus ornatus isolate Po-2019 chromosome 10, ASM3632096v1, whole genome shotgun sequence genome encodes the following:
- the LOC139750677 gene encoding cuticle protein AMP4-like isoform X1 gives MKLAVILVLVAVAVAEDSEESVPPHIAILRSEQVNPDEFGAHSSDFEAENGIQFQFSGHEGPEGGSNMAGSWSYPQEDGSVASVQFVADDNGFQPQSDLLPVAPAFPHPIPQFVLDQIAFAEEESKREAEEEDDK, from the exons ATGAAGCTC GCTGTGATCCTGGTCTTGGTTGCTGTGGCTGTGGCAGAGGACTCGGAGGAGAGCGTTCCCCCACACATTGCCATCCTCCGCAGCGAACAGGTTAACCCGGACGAGTTCGGTGCCCACAGCTCCGACTTTGAGGCCGAAAACGGCATCCAGTTCCAGTTCTCCGGTCATGAGGGCCCTGAGGGCGGTTCCAACATGGCCGGCTCCTGGAG CTATCCCCAGGAGGACGGCAGTGTAGCGTCAGTCCAGTTTGTGGCCGATGATAACGGCTTCCAACCCCAGTCCGACCTGCTGCCCGTGGCCCcagccttcccccaccccatcccccagttCGTCCTCGACCAGATCGCCTTCGCTGAGGAAGAAAGTAAGCgcgaggctgaggaggaggacgataaGTAG